The genomic window TGCTGGACTGCGCCGCTCAGTGGCACCAAGAGGACGACCCGGAAGCGCTGCTGCACGCGATCGCCAATGCCGCCACGCAGCTGCTGCAAAGCGAGCGAGCCAGCATTTTTTTGTGGGATCGAGCTCGCAAGAAACTGGTCGGCAAACCGGCTCTGGGCGTCGGCAACCAGCCCCTGGAAGTCGACGATTCCGCCGGCGTGGTGGGCGCCGTGTTGCAGTCGGGGCAACCGCGACGCTGGCAGGCCAGCGAAGACGAGGAAGCGGAGATCAATCGCGCGGTCGATCGCAAACTGCAATTTGTCACCCGTTCGCTGCTGGCCGTGCCGCTGCAAGACCAAGCTGGCAAACCGGCCGGCGTGTTCGAAGTGATCAACAAAAAACAGGGCGCGTTCAGTCACGAAGACATCGACACGCTGACCCGGCTGGCCAGCCAAGCCGCCGGCGTGATCCGCAACACCCAAGACCGCCACACCGCCATCCGCTCCCGCGATCGACTGATCGCCGACGTCGCCGATACGGTGCAAATCATCGGCGAATCGGAAAACATCGCGGCATTACGGAAGACCGTCCAGCGGGTCGCGGCGACCGACCTGTCGCTGTTGATCCTAGGCGAAAACGGCACCGGCAAAGAAGTTCTGGCCCGCAGCGTGCACTTCCAATCCCCCCGCCGCTCCGAACCCTTCGTGGCGGTCAACTGCGCCGCCCTAGTCGAATCGCTGCTGGAAAGTGAATTGTTCGGCCACGAAAAAGGAGCCTTTACCGACGCCCATCAAGCCCGTCCGGGCAAATTCGAACTGGCTCACGGCGGCACCCTGTTCCTGGACGAAATCGGCGACATGAGCCTGGGCGGGCAAGCCAAATTGCTGCGGGTGCTGGAAGAAAAAATCATCGTCCGCGTCGGCGGTTCCACCCCGATCCCGGTTGATGTCCGCGTCGTCGCAGCCACCAACCAACCGCTGGCCGGCATGGTGCGAGAAAAAACGTTCCGCGAAGACTTGTACTTCCGCCTCAACGTGGTCTCGCTGCAACTGCCGCCGCTGCGCGAACGAGGCGACGACATCCTGCTGCTGGCCGAGCATTTCCTCAGCGAATTCGCGCAGCAGATCGGACGCTTGCCCGCGAAACTGTCCAAACACGCCGTTTCGGCCATGCGGCGGCACGCTTGGTCGGGCAACATCCGCGAACTCCGCAATCTGATGGAACGGGTCAGCTACCTCTGTCCCGGCGATACCATTCAGGTGCAAGATCTATCGTTTTCGGCCGATCCACGCACCCCAACCGGCAGCGACTTGACCCCGCAGTCCGCCCTCACCCTGGGGCTCAGCGAAGCCACGCGACGCTACCAAGTTCAAGCCATCGAACAGGCCATCGCCAGCTGCCAAGGCAACATGACCGACGCCGCCGCCCGCCTCGGACTGCACCGCAGCAACCTTTACCGCAAACTGAAACAGTTAGGCATGGATGCCTCGTAGCGTTGAAGGGTAGGGCGGTGCGGCGGTGCGGTGCAAAGGGACCTAAAGGACGAAAAGGACCCAAGGGACAGGGGATGCCGGCCATCGCCGCCCCTTTGGTCCCTTTGGTCCCTTTGGTCCTTTTCGTCCCTTCCGTCCTGTTGCTGACACGGGCCAGAAACCCATGCTACGAGGATGCACCCCACGCCCCGACAAAAGCTGCGGCGCAGACGCTACAATCCGCCTTGTCCTCTGCTACTTGCCCCTGACATGGAAGCCTTTGATGAACGCCCAAGATGTAATCCGCCAAACCGCCGGCACCAGCATGATGGTCGTAAATGCCTACCTTTCCGACCTGGACGACAGCGAACTGTGCAGCCGCCCCGGCCCCGGCTGTAACCCGATCGCCTGGCAACTTGGCCACCTGATCTCGTCGGAGTGCCGGCTATTGGACTCGATTTGCCCCGGTTCGGCGGCGACGCTTCCCGACGGTTTTGACGAGCAGCACTCCAAAGACAACGCCAACAAGGATCAGCCCGGCGATTTTTGCAGCAAGCAGGAATATCTGGACCTGTTCACCCGCGTCCACGCCGCCAGCATGGCGGCTTTAGAGCAACTGTCCGAAGCCGACCTGGACGCTCCCGCACCGGAACACATGCGGGAGATGTTTCCCACCGTGGGGGCGATGTTTGTATTGATCGCCACCCACCCCATGATGCACGTCGGCCAGTGGGTACCGGCTCGACGCGCGTTGGGAAAACCCGTGGTGATTTAAACTCTAACGCGTCAGAGCGTCTAGTTCTTCGTCCAATTGGGCGATCTGAACGTTGTGCTGCACCACCTTGCCGGCTTTGTCGATCAACAGCATCGTCGGCAGGGTCTGCACGCCCAACTCATTGGCCAAGCGGCTCGATTCCATCCCACCTTCCTCGAACAACTGCGTCCAGGGCAGGGGATTCTCTTTCAAAAACGCCGCGGCGTCGGAGCGATGGATGTCGACGCTGACCCCCACGATTTCCAGCCCCGCCTTTTGATAGCGAGCTTGCAGTTGCCGCAGCCGTCGCATGTCTTGCTTGCATGGTTCACACCAGGTGGCCCAGTAATGCAGGATGACGGGCTTGCCACGGAGCGCTGCCAATTGGAAATTTTTGCCGTCGATCGTTGTGCCGCGAAGGTCCAGCCGCTTGCCGACCGAATCCAATCGGGTGACCGCTCCGGCCGCCTTGTCACCGGCCGGCTGGCCAGCAAATTCTTTGGCCACGCGGCGATACCAACGCAGTGCGTCGTCTTCTTTGGCTTCAAATTCTTTGCTCAACGCCAGCTGCAACATGGCCTTGCCGGCTTCCGGCGTCGACTCGTAGCTGCTGACAAAGTCGGTCAGACTTTCCAAATACCACTCTTGGATTTTCGGGAAGTCCTCCGACTTCGAGCCCCGCAGGCGGGAAGCGTACTCGGAGGAGATCACCTGGAAATCGACATAGGACTTCAGCGACTGATCGTTGCGGCCCAGTCCTCGACTGATCTTCTTCAGTCGCTCGGTGCCTGCCGGATAAGTCCCTTCCTGGACGGCGGCGGCCACGGTATCAACCAACTGCTGAACCCAGGCCTGCCGATCCTCGGGCGTGCTGGCGGCGGCCGCTAATTGCTCGACCACGTCGGCGCGACCGGCATTCAGCCGCGGCAGCTCGCTGGCTTTGGCCTGCGACAATGCCTGATCGATTTTTTCCAGCTGAGCGACCAATTTCTGAGCCGCTTCGCCTTCGGCGCCGGCCGGCACCGCGTTTTCGGTCGAGCGCAGGGGCGTAAAGAAGTAGCCGCTGCTGCGAGCCACCATGTCATCGCCAACGATTTGCGGCAGATCGATCAAACGCCACGCGTCCCCGACCTGCACCAAGGTGCCGACCACGACCTGACCGGATTCCCCACGGCTTTCAAACATCGCGACGGCATTTTCATAAACCACCAGATCGGAGGTCAGCCCCAGGGCTCCGGCCGGCAGCACACCAGGGGTGGCTGCGGCAAATTGCACCCACTGAGCTCCCGAGCCGACCTGCTTTTGACGTTTCGCAAAAGCCGCAAACTCCGTCGCAGCCCGCTTCACCTGGGCCCCCAGCTTGCCTGCTTCCTCAGTTTCCAACCGCAGTGAGGACAATTCTTCGGGGGACAGCAGCAACCGCGAGAACCGCGCGGCATCGCCGGCGGCCAACGCCCCGATCACCTCCGCCGTCACCTCTTCGGCCGAAATCCGCTTCCAGGCGTCGATTTTCCCGTCTTCATCCTCGTCCATGCCCCAGCGGGTGCCGGCGGTGCCCAGCCACCGGTACTGATCGGCTTTACCGTTAAAATCCGAGTCGACATCCCGGTAAACTTCGACCCCCTGATCAAAGTAACACCACAAATCCACCTTTTTGTCTCGATTGGTGTCGGCAAACCGCCGCAGAATCGTGCCGTCGGCGGTGGTCACCTCCCAACCGGCCCATTTTCCGTCTAAATCGCGGACTTTGCAGCTCTCGACCTGACTTTCGGGCACCAATTGATAGGCGACCGAATCCTGCACCGGCTTCAGTCCCAAAGCCGCTTTGGGGGCCGGAGGAGCAGCAAAAAGCTGTAAAGCAGGCGTCAAACTGACGACCAGAGGTACAACGAGCAGTGCAGCCTTGCGTGGCATCGAGAAAGTCTCCGTGAAGTAACGAACAGGACGGTAAACGCGGTTGCGGATTTTGACCGAACCTGCCGGCTGAAGGAATGTCGTTTTTAGGTATCGGCGCCGCGAATGCCGGGAAAACAGAATTAAACCCAAAAGGGCCTTTGACAGATCCCGCCAGATTCGTAAACTTCTTGCCTTCCCGGTCACGCACTGCATGATTGGGGCAAGAAGTCGAGCTTCCAAGCGTCGACATTCGGGCGTATAGCTCAGCTGGTTAGAGCGCGTCGCTGATAACGACGAGGTCCCAGATTCGAATTCTGGTACGCCCACTACCGAAGTTTGAAGTGAGAAGGGTGAAGTCCAAAGCAAGACCGTTTTGGATTTCTAACTTCCCCCTCCTCACTTCAAACTTCCCATGGGGGTATAGCTCAGTTGGGAGAGCATCTGCTTTGCAAGCAGAGGGTCGTCGGTTCAAGTCCGTCTACCTCCACTTAGTTTTTAAACCAGGCAGCAACCTTTGCCAAAAAGTGACTTCCGTACCCTGGCGGGGCGAACCACTTTCGGCAACAATCGCCGCCCTTGAAAACAACAGCCCGAAACGGCTGGGTTACCAAACCGAACGTTTCAAAAAAGTTGAGGGCAAGGGATTGACCGCCACACCGCGGTCGCTAAACTTCCCCTCCTTCGTGTCGAACCCGAGCGAAACAAACGTTGCCGCAAGCGGCTAACAAACGTTTCACAAAAAGTTCACACGAGGCATTGACCTCCTCACCGAGGTCGATAAACTTCCCCCTCGCGTCAAACCGAGCGAAGCCAAAAGGCCCTGACCGGCAAACAAACGCTTCACGAAAAGTTTGAAACGAGGCATTGACCTCCTCACCGAGGTCAGTAAACTCCTCCCTCGCGTCAAACCGAGCGAAGCGAAACGCCTGACCGGCAAACAACGCTTCACAAAAGTTTGAAACGAGGCATTGACCTCCTCACCGAGGCCGATAGAATTCCCCCTCGCATCAAAACGAGCGGAGAGCAAAGTCGCCCCAAGCGACAAAAAAGCTCTTCGCGAAATTTTAACGCGAGCCATTGACGGCCTCGGCCGACAACAGTACCATCCGCCTCCCGCGGTGACCAACCGTTTACCTAGCACAGCCAACTGGCTCTCCTAGCTAAACGGCTGTCCACCCGGGCAGCGTCCCTTGCTTTGCAAGGCCCCGTTTTTTGACAATTTGGTTGTTTGGTAGAAGGCATCTAAAGAACACCACAGTTCTTGAAGGTCGCTGATCGCAAGATCAGCAATCAACAAGTACTGGGTTCTATAAGTTCTCGGGAGCGTTGAGTGAGACTTGCTAGACAGCACCATCGGTGCTGGCAAAACAAGTTGATCTGACGATCTTGCAAACATTTTAGATGTACCACTGAACTGGTCTCGTGACACTCGGCTTGCCGAGCGTAGCGGAACCGGCTAAAAGTGGTCCATACTAAATATTTTATCGTTGGTAGATTCTATCGGTTCAAACGATTCGTTGCGAATCGCTTCTCGGCTCCGGCCGGGCGGTGAAGCGTAGCGAGTTCAAGATTCCGATGGTCAAGCTACTAAGGGCACATGGGGGATGTCTTGGCGTCAAGAGCCGATGAAGGGCGTGGAAGTCTGCGAAAAGCCTGGGGAAGCTGACAAACGAGCTATGATCCCGGGATTCCTGAATACTGCACACTGAATACATAGGTGTGTTAGTGGCAACCTAGGGAACTGAAACATCTAAGTACCTAGTGGAACAGAAAGAAAAATCGATTCCGTAAGTAGCGGCGAGCGAAAGCGGATTAGCCCAAACCGAGAGGGTTTCCCTCCCGGTGTTGTAGGGCACATCGTATGGCAGCAAAGAACGAGTAACAGAACGGTCTGGAAAGGCCGACCACAGAGGGTGACAGTCCCGTAAGTGAAACTCTAGTAAGTGTTGTCGATGTGTTCCTGAGTAGGTCCAGTCACGTGAAACCTGGATTGAACCCGCGGGGACCATCCCGCAAGGCTAAATACTCCTTGACGACCGATAGCGAACCAGTAGGGCGACTGAATGATGAGAAGAACCCCTGCTAGGGGAGGAATGTGAACCTGAAACCATGTGCTTACAAGCGGTCGGAGCCCTATAACTCTTCGGAGTCACGGGTGACGGCGTGCCTTTTGCATAATGATCCGGCGAGTTGTGGCATGCGGCTTGGTTAAGTCCTTACGGGACGTAGCCCAAGGGAAACCGAGTCTGAATAGGGCGAAATTGTCGTATGCTGCAGACGCGAAACCTGGTGATCTACCCATGAGCAGGTTGAAGCGCGGGTTAAACTGCGTGGAGGACCGAACCCACTTAGGTTGAAAACTGAGGGGATGACTTGTGGGGAGGACTGAAAGTGTAATCAAACCAGGAGATAGCTCGTTCTCTCCGAAATATCTTGAGGGATAGCGTCGAGCCACTATTTATCGGGGGTAGAGATACTGAATCGGATGGGGGCCCTTCCCGGGGTACCCCACCGAACCAAACTCCGAATACCGATAAAACTATCTCGGCAGTCAGTCCGCGGGGGATAAGCTCCGCGGTCGAGAGGGAAAC from Roseimaritima ulvae includes these protein-coding regions:
- a CDS encoding sigma-54 interaction domain-containing protein — encoded protein: MNPDSNPTWQLLPALLATTAAPDATFDQATAGLLRQLVDHSAALAAGTVRQTGRDWTVTNWAGPVRSQPVPEAVVAEAVDRGQVQRQSEWTVIPLAAAAATAADRTLLTRLPQALLLQSSPAQSSATAMDSASSLTQWGQAAAELLTDLGPLLLRLGDYRQRCGRLEAMLDCAAQWHQEDDPEALLHAIANAATQLLQSERASIFLWDRARKKLVGKPALGVGNQPLEVDDSAGVVGAVLQSGQPRRWQASEDEEAEINRAVDRKLQFVTRSLLAVPLQDQAGKPAGVFEVINKKQGAFSHEDIDTLTRLASQAAGVIRNTQDRHTAIRSRDRLIADVADTVQIIGESENIAALRKTVQRVAATDLSLLILGENGTGKEVLARSVHFQSPRRSEPFVAVNCAALVESLLESELFGHEKGAFTDAHQARPGKFELAHGGTLFLDEIGDMSLGGQAKLLRVLEEKIIVRVGGSTPIPVDVRVVAATNQPLAGMVREKTFREDLYFRLNVVSLQLPPLRERGDDILLLAEHFLSEFAQQIGRLPAKLSKHAVSAMRRHAWSGNIRELRNLMERVSYLCPGDTIQVQDLSFSADPRTPTGSDLTPQSALTLGLSEATRRYQVQAIEQAIASCQGNMTDAAARLGLHRSNLYRKLKQLGMDAS
- a CDS encoding TlpA family protein disulfide reductase; this translates as MPRKAALLVVPLVVSLTPALQLFAAPPAPKAALGLKPVQDSVAYQLVPESQVESCKVRDLDGKWAGWEVTTADGTILRRFADTNRDKKVDLWCYFDQGVEVYRDVDSDFNGKADQYRWLGTAGTRWGMDEDEDGKIDAWKRISAEEVTAEVIGALAAGDAARFSRLLLSPEELSSLRLETEEAGKLGAQVKRAATEFAAFAKRQKQVGSGAQWVQFAAATPGVLPAGALGLTSDLVVYENAVAMFESRGESGQVVVGTLVQVGDAWRLIDLPQIVGDDMVARSSGYFFTPLRSTENAVPAGAEGEAAQKLVAQLEKIDQALSQAKASELPRLNAGRADVVEQLAAAASTPEDRQAWVQQLVDTVAAAVQEGTYPAGTERLKKISRGLGRNDQSLKSYVDFQVISSEYASRLRGSKSEDFPKIQEWYLESLTDFVSSYESTPEAGKAMLQLALSKEFEAKEDDALRWYRRVAKEFAGQPAGDKAAGAVTRLDSVGKRLDLRGTTIDGKNFQLAALRGKPVILHYWATWCEPCKQDMRRLRQLQARYQKAGLEIVGVSVDIHRSDAAAFLKENPLPWTQLFEEGGMESSRLANELGVQTLPTMLLIDKAGKVVQHNVQIAQLDEELDALTR
- a CDS encoding DinB family protein; translated protein: MNAQDVIRQTAGTSMMVVNAYLSDLDDSELCSRPGPGCNPIAWQLGHLISSECRLLDSICPGSAATLPDGFDEQHSKDNANKDQPGDFCSKQEYLDLFTRVHAASMAALEQLSEADLDAPAPEHMREMFPTVGAMFVLIATHPMMHVGQWVPARRALGKPVVI